The DNA window agatgaagtttctgagctttgaattgaacagcgtttcagcaagttaatattcacagaatttggttcagagttgttaaccttccttctcatcagaacttcatacttataggcgtttgagaagatgaccgttgggtgcatttgatgctttgcgtgttccgtacagcattgcatttaatgtttcacgcttttgtcaactacctcgagccttgttcacgctgtgtctactgacgttgcctttaatagcttccaacgttccttttgtcagtcagcgtagcctgccacttgtactttcttctgatatgatgtttgtgaatataatatttgaatatcatcagagtcaaacagcttggtgcatagcatcttcttgtcttctgaccttgaagtgcttctaagcgtgataccatgagaacttcagtgcttctgcttctgatctcaagttcttctgatgcttccatagacccatgttctgattctgccttgaccatcttctgatgtcttgccagaccatgttctgatgttgcatgctgaaccttctgagacaaagcttctgagcgctgatttgtgcatactctatatatttcctgaaagggaaatttcaatgtattagagtaccacattatctcacacaaaattcatatccttgttatcatcaaaactaagaatattgatcagaacaaatcttgttctaacatactgaaggtgaactaccgacttttactgaaggtagaggaacaaaagaatcaccgacgtttactgaaggtgaactaccgacttttactgaaggtagagaaacaaaagatacaccaacgtttactgaaggtgaactaccgacttttactaaaGGTAGAggaacaaaagaatcaccgacgtttactgaaggtgaactaccgacttttactgaaggtagagaaacaaaagatacaccaacgtttactgaaggtgaactaccgacttttactgaaggtagagaaacaaaagggtTTGATGGTAAGACTCAATCCAATAAGTTGGAGAAAAGCAATCAAGTAAGATTCTCTTTACGAGGAATAAACTCAATTGGAGATTTATTTTATCCGAAAATGGAAAGGAAAGCTAAAGCATAAACTCTTCCATGAGGCATTAACTCAGTGGGGGTTTTAGAAAGTATATACACTTTTCCGCTTAGGGAAAACGCATATCATTTGGAGGTAGAACCGACCTAATGAAGTAGGCCAAAAAGAAACATCGGGAAATGTGTATGCACATGAATAATGTAGGTATGGATGATGTAGTCATGAATGAATGCATGTCATGTAATACTGAAAAAACTGACAAAGATAGATGTACTGGCAATGACCAAAATTTTACAGCACAATCAAGTACTCGGCAAGCCTTATTGAGGATGACAAAGATCACCAATGGAGCAAAATTTTGCTATCACACCTGAGTCTCTTGGTGGGAGGGTAACACACATTTGGAGAAAGGTTCGTAGTCCAACCTCCTAATATTGATAATCATGAACTCTGCCATGTCATGATGATAGCCTATTTTGAGCGACCGCTCAGCTTTGTACTTGAAGGTTAAATCATTCTTGAAGTGATTTGTTGACATTCCTTTTTGTGTTCACAAATCAAAGTAAAACCTTTTCATTGTTATTTCGAAAAAACAAGTTTATCATTAAAAACAAAGATTTCAAAAGAAAATACcatcaaaaataaatgaaattttgcAAGAAGTGGAAATAAATAGGAACAACAAACAATAGGGCAAAGGCTCGAATTttatttaatagaatggtagtctACAAAAGGCATGACTCCATAGATCATTACAAAGCTTGGAAAATGGTAAAGCtagaaaaggctacattgaaatacaatgatcactattctccctaacaactttgaattcCAACCATGCTTCTGCTTTAGTCGAAGTCGTCTTTTTTTTTTAGGAGTCCTTGATTGCTTTCAAGTGATCGAGTCCATTTAGATGCAGTTACTTGCCATAATCCTTAACTCTTGCGTagaccgccttttcaggttttcaatctaccaggatgactattttctattttatgtctctaacttttgcctggaccaccctttcgggttttcagtccaccgagacgctcatttttgcctaagtcgccctttcaggttttcaacttagcgagttgttcttttattttttaggcgaagtatttcttgactgcgtcagTATTCATAGGTTGGGGAAGCTCCTCACCATCCATAGTTGTAAGGATCATTGCGCCTCCAGAGAAAGccttcttaacaacatatggtccttcataatttggcgcccacttgcccctaggatcggGTTGAAAGGACAGGACTTTCTTGAGTACAAGATCTCCTTCTCTAAATTCTCGAGGCTTGACCTTTTTGTCAAATGCTTTCTTTAGTCTCTTCtgatatagctgaccatgacataGGGCTGTCAATCTCTTTTCCTCAATTAGATTCAGTTGATCAAacctgttttgacaccattcaactTCAGTTAACTTGGCTTCCATcagaactctcattgatgggatttccacCTCTAtcgggagcactgcttccatccCATAGACCAAAGAGAAAGgcgttgcccctgttgaagttcGAACAGACGTACGGTATCCGAGCAAAGCAAAAGGGAGCATCTAatgccaatccttataagtaACCACcatcttttgcaagattttcttgatatttttgttagcagCCTCAATAACACCATTCATTTTAGGTCTGTACGGAGAGAagttatgatgctcaattttGAAACCCCCACAGAGCTCTCTCATCATATTGTTGTTCAAGTtagagccattatcagtgatgatcttattCGGGACACCATACCTACAGATGATTTGGTTTTTGATAAACTTGACAActacttgctttgtcacattggCGTATGAAGCCGTTttaacccacttggtgaagtaatcaatggcgacCAATATAAAGCGATGACCGTTCGAAGCTTTGGGTTGAATCATGTCAatcatatcaattccccacatAGAGAATGGCCATGGGGAAGAAATGATGTTGAGCAAAGTCGGGGGAACATGTATCTTATCAGCATAAATTTGACATTTGTGGCATTTCTTCACAAACTGAAAACAATCAgactccattgtcaaccaataataGCCTGCTCGGAGAATCTTCTTAGCCATGGAGTggccattggcatgagtaccaaaagaaccttcgtGAACTTATTTCATTAACATGTTTGCCTCGTGTCTAttcacgcatctgagcaaaaccatgtcataattccttttgtaTAAAACATCTCCGTTGAGAAAAAAATTGAATGCTAATCTCCTTAAAGTCTTTTTGTCTTTACTTGATGCCTCAGGTGGGTATTCATGATCTTTGAGGAAACACTTTATATCATGATACCATGGTTTGTCATCTATCTCAGTTTCCGTTGTGAAGACATGGGAAGGCCTATCGAGGCGCCTAATTGTGATGCGAGGCACTTCATTATGGgcattcactttgtacatggaagacaaggTGGCCAGAGCATCCGCCATCTGATTTTCGTCCCTAGGTATATGATGAAAAGTGACTTTGTTGAAGAACGGAAGCAAACGTCTAGCGTAATCTCTGTACGGGATCAACCctggatgacgagtttcccatccACCTTTAATCTGGTTGATTACTAATgaagaatctccatatacatcgaGAATTTTAATCCTCAAATCAATAGCTTCTtcaagacccatgatgcaagcttcgtattctgctatATTGTTTGTGCACTCAAAACACATTCTAGCGGTAAACGGAACATGGGAACCATGGGGAGTAATGATGACTGCCCCAACTCCATCGCCATAAGAATTAGGGAGTTCTTGATGAGAAAAACATTTGAAGATTCCCAtttgaaacataaaaaaaaaaccatctcttaaaagttataaaaaaaaattataatattttaaaaatctcttttaaaattTGTAGCAGACAAACTTTAAGATCTTTTAGAAAAAAGTCTTTGAATATTGATCAGTCTTTTTACAacaatgaataattttttttttaaatttcaaatattaaataaatatatttaaataacataatttagtattaATATAAGTGTTATCTAAGATATATGAATTTAAGATTTATATATTAAGAATTAATCTGAATAAATATACTTTTGTTTAGTGTTTCAATCTATCTAACGTACATCACACTAAATTTTGTTACTTTTTCCATTTAaataatgagagatgagataaattttaccgtttttaacttttcaatttACATTTTACTTTtctgtcaatttttttttttacattttactttatatatattaaattttgacTTAAATAGTTTTTTGGTCACTGTAAGTTGGCGTGATTTTGATTTTCGTCCATGTATCTTATTTTCTTGAAAATAATTATTGAATGTTAAAATCCTTTTGGTTTTAGTCCTAAAgttaaaattcgcaggaaaatctgcaggtttcctgtggattttcctgcggaatttGATTTTAGAGACTAAAACCAAAAAGATTTTAATCAAATGAAGTGTTGAAAAGGATTGAATGTTGGATTTATGCTCCAAATGCTCCCGTTGATCAAGTTCCTCAGCCTGACTTTCAAGGGTGTTGTTAACTAATGCCCttagggcaatggttaagcattccaaaaatgaaaatattttatagaaaatttaatatttcaaaggCATTAAATACacagattaccgagataaatttactattttaaggTCTTAACCATTACCCTGGAGACACTGATTAGCATTTCCCTAATTTTAATTATTGAGTGCCTTTAACACCTCTTACTGAAACTCTCCTTCAAACTATACTTGCAAGCACATAACAACAAGATGTGGAGTGAGATGACTTTATGAAGGCACCCTTGGAAAGAGGCTTTGgttaatatgcataaggatttccttatgcaccgtgcataagcctAATTAAGTCATTGGAAATCcaatattgagtattgagtattgagtattgagtaatgagtattgagtattgagtaataacagtTGATGTCTAAAATTTGATCCAA is part of the Vicia villosa cultivar HV-30 ecotype Madison, WI linkage group LG2, Vvil1.0, whole genome shotgun sequence genome and encodes:
- the LOC131649350 gene encoding uncharacterized protein LOC131649350, with amino-acid sequence MCFECTNNIAEYEACIMGLEEAIDLRIKILDVYGDSSLVINQIKGGWETRHPGLIPYRDYARRLLPFFNKVTFHHIPRDENQMADALATLSSMYKVNAHNEVPRITIRRLDRPSHVFTTETEIDDKPWYHDIKCFLKDHEYPPEASSKDKKTLRRLAFNFFLNGDVLYKRNYDMVLLRCVNRHEANMLMK